CAAAAAATTTCCTGTTCTCTAAACTTATGAATGTTGCATTGTCGTAGACTAGTCTTCTTTGCGAGTCGAAAATCCATGGCAGGTTTTCATCGTCTTTGAAACTACTGTATTTAGTCAACAACCCCCTTAGCTGTTGTAAATTTGCAGCCATTAAAACAAATGGAGGATGGTTGTCAACAGTAATTTCACAatagttatatgtgaaatacacatagggccctagtagtggcctcagtccgaggacccaaatttaattttttttcaacaacattctattcggcattcgattaccttccaaatcaaacaaaaattacgaaaaacgaatgaaatttactcgagttctatgtaaaatacacatagggccctagtagcatttcacttctaaggccctaactcacggtccactcacccgatttaaaaaaacttttttttcctggattggtattgacaatacctatcatttgccgtgtccatcgtttattttgccataaatatcaccaaaagaccttaaatcacttaggtggccctaactcacgaagggccgacccgaatatgcccatcttcgaacttagcctcactttttcaatttttgaaatcggatttgatttactcaagatatcgacgtgacagacggacagacggacagacaaaatttttattgcagattcgtcatctatgaacataggcaaacactttgcccttaccgtctgcttcgaatttcatcaattacacacggcatcgtaatcctataagcccctttgtacttcgtacgagATTcgtttgacagctgtcacatCTGCTTCGCTCGGTTGACTTAACGAACGACTAGCTTTACCAACGGCAAATGATATGTCTGGTCGTGTTCCAACGGCCAAAAACATTAGGCTACCAATAGCCTCTCTGAATGGATATTTTTTAGCCAATTCATTTGACGTGGAAACGACGTTTTCAGCTGGTGTTGACAGACTTTTGGCATCTGACATTCTGcacttttccaatattttctttgtgtaCAATGTCTGCTTCAAATGAATGGAACCATACTGACTTCGATCGATTTTCAATCCAACGAAGCTCTTCGCTTCCATGACTCGAATTTTGAATTCCTTTGTGAGGTAATCTATGAGGTTCGTAATGTCTTCCTCATACGTTGCCGCTATGATGCCATCGTCGATGAAAATTCCCAGAATTATTCGCCTCTCCGCACCCCCAGTAAACACACAACGGATCTGCTGAGCTGGCCTTGAGATTATACGATTGCaggaattttgtgaatttttcattccaattTCTTGACGCCTGTTTCAATCCGTATAAACTCTTGCGACGTTTACACACTTTTGACGTGCCATCCTCGTAGCCAACAGGTTGCTTCATGTAGATATCCTCAGATGGGTCGCCATAAAGGAACGCTGTTTTCACATCAAATTGAGCCAATTTCAAATTCTCTGCTGCAGCTATTGCAACGATTGTACGAATTGATGTATAACGTACCACTGGACTGTACGTTTGAAAATAGTCCACACCGTACTCTTGTGAGAAGCCACGAACGACCAATTGTGCTTTATACCGTTAAATGTCACCGGTTGGAGTCTCCTTGATTTTGTAGACCCATTTATTGTCCACAAGATTACATCCTCTCGGCAAATCGACAAACTGCCAAGTTTCGTTCTCGATTAACGAATTGTATTCGTCATCCATCGCCTCCTTCCACTTGATGCTGTCATCCGACGCCAAAgccatttcgaaatttttcggttCTTGTTCCGAAACGAAACAATATCCAATTTCCATTGATTCGATCCAATGACTTTGTCCTCTTGTACGTTGTGAGATAAAATTTCGACGATTTTTGCCGATATCGCTGCCTGAATCATCATCGGAATCCGACCTagtttcaaagaaaatgtcGTCATCTTCAAAATCATCGTTCTGAACTGGCTCGACCACAATTGGCTGCTCGGTATGACTTTCGTTTTGATCTCCACCTGAATTTGGCATAGGCACTGGTTGCTCGTTTTGTTGGGCAACTGAATTTTCGTTCTCGAAAAGTCCAGGaccaaaaacagaaaaattttccGCACCACTTTCTTTGGTTACTGAAATAATGGGATTATTGCTTTGcatattttcacgaaaaatgaTGTCTCGTGACACCTCAATCTTTCTCTCCTCAGTAATCCACACGCGATACCCTTTTGTATCGTCACAATCAGAGATGGGAAATTAccggtaatttatttattgtcggtaatattacgtaacatTGCGTAACatcatgcgaaagttgaatatTATTCAGCAATATGTCCTTTGCGAAAATTATCCTTTATACGGTGGactattttctgttaatttttcgtgaattttacGTGAAactcaactttcgcatgtgtCACACGGTAAACCAGTACCTTCGATACTGCTACATAATTGATTGCTTAtgaaacaactttgtgatactcggaaactcactcgtgtgtttttgagcaacttgttTGATTGACTCTACATTTGTCAAAAAGACAGTAACCGGAGCTTGTTGCTGGAAAACACCTTTATCACATAAAAGAATTACTTTCTCAGCATGGAATGTAAACTACTATTACATGCGTCACTTTGAGCTTTCCTCAGTATAGTATAGTTTTACTGAACAAGACAACAggtaaatgaatgaattacatTAGCAGCATGGAgactactattacatgcttcaCTTTGAGCtttgttgagtaaagtatAGTTTGACTGAACAAGAATGTGGAATCTTACTTCTTGCGTAGATGTTTCCAAATGTTTGTTTCGACTATTCAGATAACCAAACTCGTATTCGGCTAGTTGAAGAAGGGGTACACGAGTCGAAAGATTTGGAAGCACTTGTGTTACGTTATCACGCTAGATTGTATGTCGCTACCACAATATTCAACGATGGCAGTGCCGGAAACTCGGTCCTTTATgatacgaaatttgaaatgaaatttcatttgctcacaaatttcagttttcgatcTAAGCCCGTGTTCttatgaagtgacagaagaccgAGTTGCCGACGGCGTCATTCAATGACAACTCTGAGAGAAATCGTAAAAATCCACGCTCTTTTAATTATCAATTTCGGTTGAAGCTCATTCAAATGTGTATACTACTCGACTGTTTTTGAACAAGTTGTTTAACTAGGCTGAACTAAGCctaactaaaacaaaattatacgaTAAAATACACTTGAATTTGCTAAAAAcgagtaatttttgttgaaaatgattaaaatttacaatatgTTAACTGATTTttggtaatattacgtaacttacgtaatattaccgagGCTTTAAATTACCAATATTACCGAGCTTcgggtaatattacgtaattttacgtaatattaccgggTAATATTACACGGTAATATTACGGGCCCATCTCTGGTCACAATAACCAATAAAAATACCTTTCTTTGCCTTTATGTCCCATTTGCGTCGTTTCTCCTTTGGTACATGAACAAACACTTCAGAGCCAAATACACGAAGATGTTCAATGGACGGTTTCTTGTTGAAGAACAATTCGAATGGAGTTTTGTTTGCCACCGGACTTGGAccagaataattcaaaacgtATGCAGCCGTATTGACAGCCTCGGCCCAAAACTTGATCGGTAATTGCTTAGCGTGTAGCATTGAACGTGCTGACTCCACAAACGTTCGCATGTCGCTCTGCACGACCATTTTGGTGAGGAGTGTACGTCACACTTCTTTGATGTCTTGTTCCATGTTCATCGAGCAATTTTCCAACGTTCAAATTGATGAACTCAAGACCATTGTCTGATCGCATAACTGTAACGGTACTATTAACTGATTTTACCAAACTGAAATACTTTTCAATTTGGCGACAAACTTCAGATTTTTCCTTCAGAAAATAGACTTTGCggaaattcgaaaaatcatCTTTAAACAACACAATTGATTTCTCTTGCATAGGTCCACAAACGTCCGTATGTACAAGCTCACCCACTTTTCCAGCTCTGTTGTTACTTCGGGAGAACGGTAAACGGTGATGCCTACCATACACACaggattcacaaaaaaattcgtcTTTGCCATCGTAACCAATGttgaatttcttcaaaaattgctTGACATATCCAACGTTCTGATGCCCAAGACGCTCGTGCCATATTGCCAGAGAAACTTTGTGATTGGCATTTCCTCCAGTCACGACGTAGGATTTGTGTTTTGAGTTTTGACTCGCAACCCAGCGCCTGTCCTCGCGATACGAGTAGGCTGTGAGAAAGATGGACGGACGTGTTTTTTTCTGTGCTCCGtttgtgtttaattttttcggatgtttgtttcgttttgttgcTGTAGTTTGATAATGTTCGACTGAAAAGTGTCTTGAAGTGTTCCGGAGTGAAGATTTCTGCTTTTAGGAGACGCAAAAGTTGTTAGATCGGTGTGTTGTGTAAATCTACGTTCATTGTCAGTGTTCGCATTTTGTCACTCTGTTGCAATTGGATACTATGCCTACCCAGGATAGTAGTTGGATGCAATTCGGGAAGAGTGCCGGCGTTATGTGGAATGGAATGTCGATCGAGAACGCGAATGACGCATACAAGACAAACGAGACAGCGgctgaatttttcgatgactTTGGATGTAGCAATGTGGCATTACCAAAAAGCGTCGATCCGTTTGATTTgtcaccaaaaataaaatttggctGTGGATTTTATGGTCACTGAACGTCATGCGCCAGCGGTACAGATGAAAACCTCAACGACACGAAAATACGTCACGAACGATGGAAAAGAAAAGTGCCTGTTCGGGCTGATGTGCGTATGTGTGTGCGAAGGATGTTTTCTTTTGCGTGCGCGAAAGTTGGAGAGATTTGTGGGAAAGACATGCCCGCAGCTACTAACGGGCAAAGGTAGGCATTGCCCACCCTGACGAGAGCAAAGAACCggtttttcatcaattttatgaGTGCTTGTTGACACGGAAATGAGTGCTTGTTGAAATGTGCAGAGGTTGATTGGAAATGCAGGAAGAACGTCACCAGACCGCGCAGATTGAAACAGACAGCGATAAGGAAGCAACGTGAGGATGGCGGGTAGCTAAGTGTGTAGTAAGTGCACTGGCCATAGAGGTAATTCGACTGACTATATTGACTAGATGAAAGATGACGTTTGTAGCTAGTCCGACTGTTAGACCGAGCGGCGGCAGTTGTTGTTAGTTACCTCTGTAACATACATAGGTATATAAGATCTAGCAACTTGAGTGGCGGCCCAGCGCTGCAGACCTTAGACTGGCCTGGGGAATTCTCGAGAGACAACCAGTACAGTATCTGGACAGCTTGAATGGCCGAAGAGTAACAGGAAAACGCGATATGCTTTTCCCTTACTGTTCTAAGAGAGCCTGACTGGGACCAGGGCCTGGTCCCCAGCTCAAGATGTAAAGTCTGAGTCTGAGTCTGAGCAACCCAGCGCCTGTCCTCGCTGTTACCTTCAACTGTAGTTTCTTttgacacggaaaaattttTCGCCTCGGTAACCACGTTGAAcaacaatttgaataaattcgaTTCTCGAACGCcgaccaaaattgtttttccatcACGCAGAAATTGACATTTCTCTTTGTTGGACGTCAACGTCATATCTTTGTCCAAAGCTTTTCCTTGTGAGAACAAATTCAAATGTATTTCTGGAACGTACAGCACATCCACCAAGTGCCTTGTACACCACTGCTCGTTGTTGTATGCCATAATGTCGATCGTTCCGAAACCTTTCGCAACGATGCACGAACCATTTCCAATTCGAACCGGTAAATCTTCATCGAACTCGACATATTCGGCAAACCAATCCTTCCGGTAACTCATGTGATCACTCGCACCCGAGTCCAAATACCATTCGTCGGGTTTTGTTCCATTCGTTGCCACCATGGCCTCACTAAGGCTTAAATGAGCAACAGGTTTTCCAATCGTTTTCACATGTTGAATCGCTACGCATGCATCGGCTgaatttcttggtttttcgttttgatttttcttcggatTTTCAGCCGGTTTTTGCTTCTTCGTTGGACATTCATTTTTCCAGTGACCTAATTTATTGCACACGTGACACTTTCCCGGTTTGGAActcgaatttttgaaatttttcttccgaAAATTCCTCGCCACCAATGCTTCACTGTGATCATTGGCTGCACTCTGACGATGCATTGCCAACCTAGCCTCTTCCGTAATGAGTCTCGCGGTCAAATTATCAATCGTTTTAAGATTCTCTGCCGTCGACTACCAAGCACTCGGAAAATGATTCAATTCCTCAGAgacgccgacttgtgtttgggagtagtggtgctcatacaacaagcgaatctgggagtagtggtgctcttttaagtaaaactggaaagatgtagtggtgctcatcattcgagtagtggtgcccgagcctcgcttgtccttagaagtcggcgcccctgcaATTCCTCTGGTAATACGCTCAAAATTTTCGTGATCTTTCGtgaaattgaagaatttttgtgttgtgtaATGAATGGTTGATTGcgatttcttttcaaaaaccgATTCCAACTTTTTCCACATGGCACCAGCAGTCTCACTGTTCAATACATGAATTTTCACTTGCTTCCCAAGTGCCGTTACTATTATTAGTTGTGTTTTGTTATCGCTTTTGTGCCATTTAGACAATGCCACCTCGTGTTCAACATCTGTTGTTGCTGAGGTACGCAATGGTATCGCATATTTCCCAGAAACTACATCCATAACCTCTGCTGCTTtcaacaaaacacaaatttcaaacttcCATGCCGGCCActcatcatttttatttaatttttcgacCTTTACGTAATCGTGTCCTTCCATATCAATCAATGAGTTCACACACAATGCACAATTGTTATAGCACCGACCTTGAAATAATCGCCACAAAATtcgattctttttcttttttacgcACTATTTTTCCTAAATAGTCTTCCACGTATCCCGAAAAATTACTTATCGACACTATTTGGGCGTTATTTCACTTTACTGGGCCCATAGCCTATTAAGCTGAGGTTTCCCTTCGGCAATAGAAACGCAACGATCTATTCGTTATAACAAGTTGTTTATTGAAGAGCAAAAGTGTAACTGATtgtaaatcaaatattaatGCATAAGGCACTCCAATAACAACGACATGGCTTTGCCATCCGCATTAATGTAAGCATGGTAATGCGTGGATAAATCTAAACTTCATAAAACAAGTTCATTGAAATACGCGCCGGGTTCGACTTCCACTTTAcactttgtacttcgtacggggctaaaaatatttttcgactttcaccaattttttccgccattttggattcaaatgtcacccaaaaatttgaacttttttcTATAACTTATCTTTTCgtttacgaatgaaaaatcaaagaaaaaattgtgccctaaatcaatgaaagtaattttacactttcattgcccTAAATCAATTTAGAATCAGAAACAAACTACAATTATCGTTAGAACGATTTCGTAAGATGTACGAGTCTAAGCAGGTCCACTATTTGGttaataaaatctaatttataGATACACATTCTCATTGTGTTCCTGTTTCTGTATATTGGTGATGTAAATATAGAATATGTTGCAGGCAGGTATTCGATCCGGTTAtgctaaattgaaaaacgacGCGACGTCCACATTTCATCTCGCAGTTTTAGTTATAGTTTTGATAACCAAGCGAGAAGATGGTTTTTGAAACCGAACGTTTTGAGGTGATGTTTTCTGtcgaatttgaaaataaaatcaaaatttcaaaacgaaaaaattcttaaaatttacaCTTTAGACCATTCTGATTGAGTGTATTGAGTCGAGAAATGAGCACCAGTTTCAGTACATTCTGGACGAGCTGATATTGAATCCGAATACAAGGCTGAAATGTTTCAATGGACTGTCAACGTTCGAGAAAGTTCTAACGATACCGAATTCGAGGAAACTCATCGAGCTATGTGTTTGCAATGGATGCGATTTTTACAAGGTGAGTCTAGAACatccagggactatttttaggaaacaTTTACCtagattttcttgaattttcctaagaacattttttgttaaaactaaGGATAATGTGGGAAATTGCTTTCCCTGAGTGAGTACATCTGCTAGGACacttatttgaaattaaattttttttcattgccGAGGATTTGAACCTCCTCTTTTGGGGTTACATGAAATTCTACTGaaattcgatttctttttCCAATCATCCCAAAAGAAAAATCCTGATGGAATATATCCACTACGCCATGCCGTTGGTTCACTCTGCGCTGACAACCTAATCGCAATATTGAAGCCGAATAAAGAGTCCTTCACACCATTATGCGACGATCATTTTGTAGCCACTCAATATTCAGCgatcataaatgaaaaatcggaTGGAGGAAACAACTACCTCCATCTGTTGGGTAACAACATAACTGAAGACAATTACGCAGAACTTTCGGAAATGATTATGGCCATGCTGGTGAACGGTTGCAACGTGAATCTGCCGAACGGACAACAAGAAACGCCCTTTTATTTGCTGTTGAAGAATCCGatcgttgaaaataatttgttaaccTTCATCGTCGACAACGTACAAATCGACTATTATGCGCACAATAGCAAAAACATCCATACGTTGATGGAGGAACGAGGATTGGCAGCCCGAATGAGtaagaaaatggattttaccGTTGACACGAACTACATGGTCCAGCATCTTGACGACTGGCATGAGACACAATTGGTCGATAATCTTAAACGCTGGAAACGGGACACGAAAGACCTTGACGATGGGATCATGGAATTGTTAGAAGCTGCAATCGTTAAGAATTTACCCGAAGCTGTTGCCATTTTGATGGATCTTGGTCCGGACATCAAtggaatttcaaaaaatggcaaattcaaaatgacGCCGCCATTTTTGGCCTGTACGTTCGGACATTATGAAGTCATGAAGGTCCTACTTAGCAACATGAATGTGTCATTTCAGTCGACGAGTCTGCAAAGGAATCTGTTacatcaaatattttcttccgaAGCCATTGATCCTGTCGATCGCCAGAAAACCTTCGACCTAATTATCGCTGATCGACGATGCACGTTGGACGTGATTAATCAGCCCGATTCTGAAAATCGAGTGCCTCTGCTTCTCGCCTGCCAGCACGAATGCGATGACATTGTGAAGGAGCTGCTGATACGTGGAGCCTATATTGGCTATGACTCGGTATTGACTTACATCAAAAAGGACACCCTTGAAGAGTTCCTGGATGAATGCGTGAAGTGCTCCGGCGACATCAACGACAGAGACCGTGAAATTTACATTGACTACAAATTCTTGATGCCTCCGCAGAGAAATGAGCCGGAAATCACACCAGCTTATTTGATTTGTGCAAATTCGAAGCTGAAAGAAGTTATCTTACATCCAGTCATGGCTTCATTTGTGCTGCTCAAGTGGCGGAAGATCGACTTCATCGTTTATTTCAACCTTCTGGTCTATTTCGGTTTCATGATTTTCTTGGGCTACATCATCGTGGATTTTCACTATGTGCCCAATAGATTTAGGTACGACGAAGAATATTGCGACAccacaattgaatttcatgaCATATGGATGAAGGTAAATCTGCAGTATGTTTTCAATATTCGATCGGAGAACGTGAGTGACCCGAACATTACAATCACTCAATTGCTATTCGAGAACCGGTACGCAATACGTAGCTTATACAACGACACCTACAACGACaaccatttcgaaaaaattacCAATATCCTTAGCCAATGGGACTCAAATCTGGAAATTAAAGAATGGAAAACGCGATTTCGACAATATTTCGCCGCCCATGCGTTTTCTTATTGGTTCGGAATTTTTGGACTCACGTTGATGGCAGGCTACGAGGTTGTTCAGTGCGCTATGTCGTACAAGAAATACTTTCTTAAGCCGATTAATTGGCTGGATATTTTGCTGATCCTTACCTCTTTCTTCGTTCTCATCGGAAATTGGAAATTAGAATACTCACATGACGATTTCAAGCAATTGTGTGTTATCATGATTCTATTAATGGCCGCTCAGAGCATTCAGCTCTTTTCCAAAGTGTCCGCTTTTTCATTGTCTTTGCATATGGCAATACTGAACAAAGTGTGTCGAACATTCCTGAAAACCTTTGCCCCgtatctaatttttatttcggcATTCGGCATGAGCTTTTTTGCCTTGAATTCAGCGGAAACTTCAGCGCACTTCAGCGCCAACGAAATCAATATAGATGACAATATTGATGGATTTTCAGATACTTTCACATCGACAGTTTCCACTATTAGGATGATGTTAGCGGATTTTAGTGTCGTTCATATTACGAGCACCGACCATTTTCAAGGAATTCTATTTGTAGCATTCATGATGTtgatttcaattgttttgttgAATCTATTAAACGCTCTGGCAATCAGTGATACCAATCGAATAATGGAAGTGGCTGAATTTGTCGAAACAAAGAAACGAATTTCTACTATACGCAGCTATGATAACCTGCACTCGTTCCTCAAGGTGTCATACGCCAATGTGTTCCCCAAACTGACCACAATTATGATAACACCGAATAAAAACAGCTTCGTAAAAGTTAAACGAAGGATGCAGATTGTAGACAACGTTACCATTCCAATGCAAAAAACCGGAAAAGTCTCTAACTTTGAGTGTCTTTATGACGATTGgtggtttttgaaaaatgaattgaaaccTGTAACATTCGACGAGAAattcatcaacaaaattcttgatttTGTGAAAGATCGAAAACAGAATGACATGGATAAAATCAACCAAGAGCTGTATGAGCTCCGCGCCGCCCAGGTAGACATGTGCAAAGCTCAGGAAGACATTTACAAAGAATTACTGAGAATTTCAAGTCAATGCGAGCCGTCGAAGACAATTGAGGAAGTCTCCCATCTTTAATGTTTTGGTGAAATCATATCTCGACTGACATTGCAAcaacttttttaattgataagCGCAACTTCGGAACGatttaattctttttgtacaaaataagtCTATTCCGTAGTACGGAATCCGTACATAAAAAGTCCATTGTGTACCATgattttgtatacaaaaatgatgattttgtaaataaaaaattcgtttttgtgCCTTACGATTATAATTCGACGTTTTTTGCCACTGCAGTGCATACACCTACGATCCAAAAGTTCGATCAAATTACTGCTTATGCAGCATCCTTAAAGGTAACTTTGTCGGCCGCTAAACAAAGCCAACAATGGAATTTCATAGATATTTTTTCAGCCGCAATCGAGTGTGCcaagtaaaagtgaaattgtttTAGAGCGATTTATTTGTTACTGTTTGTGTGTTTCGTCTcactgtcaagcaccgaagctgactttgacatcactcaattGGAAGGCCAAGCACACACCTGttgactatttttttaaattttttgatagccattgtattaaaaataata
Above is a window of Bradysia coprophila strain Holo2 unplaced genomic scaffold, BU_Bcop_v1 contig_476, whole genome shotgun sequence DNA encoding:
- the LOC119082752 gene encoding transient receptor potential cation channel protein painless-like, producing the protein MVFETERFETILIECIESRNEHQFQYILDELILNPNTRLKCFNGLSTFEKVLTIPNSRKLIELCVCNGCDFYKKNPDGIYPLRHAVGSLCADNLIAILKPNKESFTPLCDDHFVATQYSAIINEKSDGGNNYLHLLGNNITEDNYAELSEMIMAMLVNGCNVNLPNGQQETPFYLLLKNPIVENNLLTFIVDNVQIDYYAHNSKNIHTLMEERGLAARMSKKMDFTVDTNYMVQHLDDWHETQLVDNLKRWKRDTKDLDDGIMELLEAAIVKNLPEAVAILMDLGPDINGISKNGKFKMTPPFLACTFGHYEVMKVLLSNMNVSFQSTSLQRNLLHQIFSSEAIDPVDRQKTFDLIIADRRCTLDVINQPDSENRVPLLLACQHECDDIVKELLIRGAYIGYDSVLTYIKKDTLEEFLDECVKCSGDINDRDREIYIDYKFLMPPQRNEPEITPAYLICANSKLKEVILHPVMASFVLLKWRKIDFIVYFNLLVYFGFMIFLGYIIVDFHYVPNRFRYDEEYCDTTIEFHDIWMKVNLQYVFNIRSENVSDPNITITQLLFENRYAIRSLYNDTYNDNHFEKITNILSQWDSNLEIKEWKTRFRQYFAAHAFSYWFGIFGLTLMAGYEVVQCAMSYKKYFLKPINWLDILLILTSFFVLIGNWKLEYSHDDFKQLCVIMILLMAAQSIQLFSKVSAFSLSLHMAILNKVCRTFLKTFAPYLIFISAFGMSFFALNSAETSAHFSANEINIDDNIDGFSDTFTSTVSTIRMMLADFSVVHITSTDHFQGILFVAFMMLISIVLLNLLNALAISDTNRIMEVAEFVETKKRISTIRSYDNLHSFLKVSYANVFPKLTTIMITPNKNSFVKVKRRMQIVDNVTIPMQKTGKVSNFECLYDDWWFLKNELKPVTFDEKFINKILDFVKDRKQNDMDKINQELYELRAAQVDMCKAQEDIYKELLRISSQCEPSKTIEEVSHL